CCGGCAATCGAATTATCAAACGATCCAGCAAATGAATCTTATTTGTTTATTGCCGATTTGCATTCAATCACTCAGATTAAAGACGGAAAAACTTTAAGAGAAAACACCTATAGCACAGCTGCGGCTTGGCTTGCGTGTGGATTAAATCCTGAAAAAGTGACATTTTACAGACAATCTGATGTTGTCCAAACTACTGAACTAACATGGTATTTGAGCTGTTTTTTCCCATTTCAAAGATTGACATTAGCACATTCTTTCAAAGATAAAGCCGATCGTTTAGACGATGTTAATGCTGGACTTTTTACTTATCCAATGTTAATGGCAGCCGACATTTTACTTTATGATGCAGAATTTGTTCCTGTTGGAAAAGATCAGTTGCAGCATTTGGAAATTACTCGTGATGTTGCCGCTCGTTTTAACCATCAAATGGGTGAAACATTTGTTCTTCCTGAAGCTAAAATTCAAGAAGACATTATGCTTATTCCAGGAACAAACGGAGGAAAAATGAGTAAATCTGCTAACAATATCATCAATATATTCTTGGATGATAAAACGTTACGCAAGCAAGTCATGAGTATTGAAACAGACAGTACGCCGCTTGAAGCTCCAAAAAATCCAGATACTTGTAATGCATTTGCAATCTATTCTTTGCTAGCAAATGAAGAACAAATTGCACAAATGAGAGCAAACTATTTAGGCGGAAACTATGGTTATGGTCATGCCAAACAAGCTCTTTTTGAATTGATTATAGAGAAATTTAAAACAGAAAGAGAAAAATATAATTACTACATCAATAACCTTGAAGAAGTTGACGCTTTGTTGAAGAAAGGCGCTGCAAAAGCTTCTGTAATTGCTGATGGTGTTTTGGCAAAGGTTAGAGAAGTTTTGGGATTTCAAAAATAATCTACAAACAATTTTTTAAGAAACGCGGATCATTTTAAAAATGATCCGCGTTTTCTTTTATTCATTTATTTTTTGTAACTTCAAGTATATTAATCTCTTAAAAAATAAAAGATGGATAAATATATAGAAGATTACAATGTTCCGTCGTATGTATTTCAAATTCTAAATATAGTTTTCGGCTTATTGCTGATTTATATTTTATATCGATTATACAAACATTTTACAAGAAAATAAATATAGGATTTTCTGCGTTAAATTGACTCAAAAAGTTTCCCAGGAAGTGGTCTTATAACTCCTTTTAGTTCCATTCCTATAAGAATTCCTGACAGTTTGAAAATTGGAATATCACATTCGATCGCTATAATATCAAGTAATTCCTTTCCATTCTTCTGGAGAAAATCGTAAATCTTTTGCTCTTCAGTTCCTAATTCTACAAAAAGTTGTTTTTGAATCGTTTTTGGATTTTCCTTAATATCCCAATTCAGCATATAAATCAAATCGGCGGCAGATGTTAACACATTTGCTTTCTGAGTTTTAATTAAATTATTACAGCCTTGGCTATACTTATCTGTAACCCTTCCTGGTACAGCAAAAACATCACGATTGTAATCATTAGCCA
The Flavobacterium humidisoli DNA segment above includes these coding regions:
- the trpS gene encoding tryptophan--tRNA ligase — its product is MAKILTGVQSTGTPHLGNLLGAIIPAIELSNDPANESYLFIADLHSITQIKDGKTLRENTYSTAAAWLACGLNPEKVTFYRQSDVVQTTELTWYLSCFFPFQRLTLAHSFKDKADRLDDVNAGLFTYPMLMAADILLYDAEFVPVGKDQLQHLEITRDVAARFNHQMGETFVLPEAKIQEDIMLIPGTNGGKMSKSANNIINIFLDDKTLRKQVMSIETDSTPLEAPKNPDTCNAFAIYSLLANEEQIAQMRANYLGGNYGYGHAKQALFELIIEKFKTEREKYNYYINNLEEVDALLKKGAAKASVIADGVLAKVREVLGFQK